From the genome of Myxococcales bacterium, one region includes:
- a CDS encoding phage integrase N-terminal SAM-like domain-containing protein: MGQLRNQMAEDIRLRGLCANTLKTYLRCGEVFVRHHGKSPRLMGKAEIRDFLLHLVEDLSARHRRTTSTPRR, encoded by the coding sequence ATGGGACAGCTGCGAAACCAAATGGCCGAGGACATCAGGCTGCGCGGTCTTTGCGCCAACACGCTCAAGACCTATCTGCGTTGCGGCGAAGTTTTCGTGAGGCACCACGGCAAGTCACCGAGGCTGATGGGCAAGGCCGAAATTCGAGACTTCTTGCTGCACCTGGTCGAGGACCTGAGCGCTCGCCATCGACGTACAACGTCTACGCCGCGGCGCTGA